From the Ruminiclostridium josui JCM 17888 genome, one window contains:
- a CDS encoding SEC-C metal-binding domain-containing protein, translating to MSIYEQWRELADAERTPQENESFWKDYFLKEKDNYAYILGNNLKTLKGELKELASTFNMDNVIFTGFLDGINTSLVQEIDLESLEETTVLDVEIDYEKLYYNMLDAKAEWLYNLPEWEGILSAERRKEITTEYRKAGIAVSNKVGRNDPCPCGSGKKYKKCCGK from the coding sequence ATGTCGATATACGAACAGTGGAGAGAACTAGCGGATGCTGAAAGAACTCCACAAGAAAATGAGTCTTTCTGGAAAGATTATTTTTTAAAGGAAAAAGATAACTACGCATATATATTAGGTAATAATTTAAAGACCTTAAAAGGCGAACTCAAAGAACTTGCAAGCACATTCAATATGGACAATGTTATATTTACAGGTTTTTTGGATGGAATAAATACCAGTCTTGTACAAGAGATTGATTTGGAGTCATTAGAAGAAACAACAGTTCTGGATGTGGAAATAGATTACGAAAAGCTGTATTATAACATGTTAGATGCCAAAGCAGAATGGTTATACAATCTTCCTGAATGGGAAGGCATACTATCTGCTGAAAGAAGAAAAGAAATCACTACTGAATATAGAAAGGCAGGAATTGCTGTAAGCAATAAAGTTGGGAGAAATGACCCATGTCCTTGTGGAAGTGGCAAAAAGTATAAAAAATGCTGCGGAAAGTAA
- a CDS encoding DUF4397 domain-containing protein produces the protein MDYDFIDINKTDSLRQMPGISYIRLFHASPRTPAVDVYANDRLIARGLSYGQFTEYMPLATGTYNIEVYPAGQKNALILRINFPVSEKQVFTLAVIGILPRIGILPVEDEYETLAPGRVNIRFANLSPNSGNLDLVLRGGPEVFTDIGYTEVSDYRSFPLGRYNFFVRPSNSSTNLLLVPVNLLPRRNLTFYVVGNPSIQPGLQVYIPMDGTTYLRV, from the coding sequence ATGGATTATGACTTTATTGACATCAATAAAACAGACAGTCTGAGACAAATGCCCGGTATTTCATATATCAGGCTGTTTCACGCTTCTCCGAGAACTCCTGCTGTTGATGTTTATGCAAATGACAGACTTATTGCCAGGGGGCTTTCTTATGGGCAGTTTACTGAATATATGCCCTTAGCTACAGGCACGTACAATATTGAAGTATATCCTGCTGGACAGAAGAATGCTCTTATATTACGTATAAATTTCCCTGTATCAGAAAAACAGGTATTCACTCTGGCTGTAATAGGTATCCTTCCAAGAATAGGGATACTGCCTGTTGAAGATGAATATGAAACTCTCGCTCCCGGAAGAGTCAACATCAGGTTTGCAAATCTCTCTCCCAATTCTGGAAACCTTGATCTCGTTTTAAGAGGAGGCCCAGAAGTATTTACAGATATAGGATATACAGAAGTTTCTGATTACAGAAGCTTCCCTCTAGGAAGATACAACTTTTTTGTCAGACCGTCCAACTCATCAACCAACCTTCTACTTGTACCTGTAAATCTTCTCCCCAGAAGAAACTTGACTTTCTATGTTGTCGGAAATCCAAGTATTCAACCCGGTTTACAAGTATACATCCCTATGGACGGTACTACTTATTTGAGAGTATAA
- the asnS gene encoding asparagine--tRNA ligase — MSYTEIKKLFRSPNEYIGKTITVPGWVKTVRDSKTFGFIELNDGTFFKNLQIVFEEGNLENFKEVAKLSVGSSIEVEGELVETPNAKQPFEVKAKRISIENLCPADYQLQKKRHSFEFLRTISHLRPRTNTFSAVFRVRSLAAFAIHKFFQERGFVYVHTPLITGSDCEGAGQMFRVTTLDMKNPPRTENGEIDFSQDFFEKETSLTVSGQLTGEAYALAFKNIYTFGPTFRAENSNTARHAAEFWMIEPEIAFSDLKDDMMLAEDMLKYVINYVLENAPEEMQFFNSFVDKGLLERLDNVVNSDFAHITYTEAIEILKKNKDKFEYPVEWGADLQTEHERYITEQVYKKPVFVTDYPKEIKAFYMRLNDDNKTVAAMDLLVPGVGEIIGGSQREERLDVLEKKMDEMGLNKEDYQWYLDLRKYGGTKHAGFGLGFERAIMYLTGITNIRDVIPFPRTTGSCEF, encoded by the coding sequence ATGAGTTATACAGAGATAAAAAAATTATTCAGGTCACCGAATGAATATATTGGAAAGACCATAACAGTTCCTGGATGGGTAAAAACAGTCCGTGATTCAAAAACCTTTGGTTTCATTGAACTAAACGACGGTACTTTCTTTAAAAATCTTCAGATTGTATTTGAAGAAGGTAATCTTGAAAACTTTAAAGAGGTTGCAAAACTTTCTGTTGGTTCGTCCATAGAGGTTGAAGGTGAATTGGTGGAGACTCCAAACGCAAAACAGCCCTTTGAAGTAAAAGCAAAGAGGATATCCATTGAGAACCTATGTCCTGCGGACTACCAGCTCCAGAAGAAAAGACATTCCTTTGAATTTTTAAGGACTATCTCACATTTGAGACCAAGAACAAACACATTTTCTGCTGTTTTCAGAGTAAGATCTCTGGCTGCCTTCGCCATACACAAATTCTTTCAGGAGAGGGGTTTTGTCTATGTTCATACTCCCCTTATTACAGGAAGTGACTGTGAGGGCGCAGGACAGATGTTCAGGGTTACTACACTGGATATGAAAAATCCTCCAAGAACAGAAAACGGTGAGATAGATTTTTCACAGGACTTTTTTGAAAAGGAAACAAGCCTTACAGTAAGCGGTCAGCTTACGGGTGAAGCTTATGCTTTGGCATTTAAGAACATATACACCTTCGGACCTACTTTCAGAGCTGAAAACTCCAACACTGCTAGACATGCAGCGGAATTCTGGATGATTGAACCTGAAATTGCATTTTCAGATTTAAAAGATGACATGATGCTTGCAGAAGATATGCTTAAATATGTTATTAATTATGTTCTTGAAAATGCACCTGAAGAGATGCAGTTCTTTAATAGCTTCGTAGATAAAGGTCTTTTAGAAAGACTGGATAACGTTGTTAATTCTGATTTCGCACACATTACTTATACAGAAGCTATTGAGATATTGAAAAAGAATAAGGACAAGTTTGAATATCCTGTGGAGTGGGGTGCTGACCTTCAAACAGAGCATGAAAGATACATTACGGAACAGGTATACAAGAAACCAGTATTTGTTACCGATTACCCAAAAGAGATAAAAGCATTTTATATGAGGTTAAACGATGATAATAAGACGGTAGCAGCAATGGACCTTCTGGTACCTGGTGTAGGTGAAATAATAGGCGGAAGTCAGAGGGAAGAACGTCTTGATGTCCTTGAGAAGAAGATGGATGAAATGGGTCTTAACAAGGAAGATTATCAGTGGTACCTTGACCTTCGTAAATACGGAGGAACAAAGCATGCAGGCTTTGGTCTTGGTTTTGAGAGAGCGATTATGTATCTCACAGGAATAACAAATATTAGAGATGTAATTCCTTTTCCAAGAACTACAGGTAGTTGTGAATTCTAG
- the asnA gene encoding aspartate--ammonia ligase, producing the protein MNSLIKPKGYKPSLDIRMTEVAIKKTKDYFENELAKELNLTRVSAPLFVRPETGLNDNLNGTERPVAFDVKGIGGDTVEVVHSLAKWKRMALKRYGFAPGEGLYTDMNAIRRDEDMDNLHSVYVDQWDWERIIQKSERTEETLKSIVKKIFSVFKRTEDYLAGLYPNLQRYLPEDIFFVTTQELEDMYPELTPKERETALAKEKKAIFIMKIGDTLKSGIKHDGRAPDYDDWSLNGDIVFYYPVLDIAYEVSSMGIRVDEDSLLAQLKKAGCEDRKNLKFHKDLLNKELPYTIGGGIGQSRICMFFLGKAHIGEVQASIWSDDMIEECSQNNIELL; encoded by the coding sequence ATGAACAGTTTGATTAAGCCAAAAGGCTATAAACCAAGCCTTGACATACGTATGACAGAAGTAGCCATAAAAAAGACAAAAGATTATTTTGAAAATGAACTTGCAAAGGAATTGAATTTAACCAGGGTTTCTGCGCCATTATTCGTAAGACCTGAAACAGGCTTGAATGACAACCTCAACGGTACTGAAAGACCTGTGGCTTTTGATGTAAAAGGTATCGGAGGAGATACTGTAGAAGTTGTTCATTCACTTGCGAAATGGAAGAGAATGGCACTCAAAAGATACGGTTTTGCACCGGGAGAAGGCCTTTATACAGATATGAATGCAATCAGAAGAGATGAGGATATGGACAATCTTCATTCAGTATATGTTGACCAGTGGGACTGGGAGAGGATAATCCAAAAAAGTGAAAGAACCGAAGAAACCTTAAAATCAATTGTAAAAAAGATTTTCTCAGTATTCAAAAGAACTGAGGATTATTTGGCAGGACTGTATCCAAACTTGCAAAGATACCTTCCGGAAGATATATTCTTTGTAACCACTCAGGAACTTGAGGATATGTATCCTGAATTGACCCCAAAGGAAAGAGAAACTGCCCTTGCAAAAGAAAAGAAAGCTATATTCATTATGAAAATAGGAGATACTCTGAAGTCCGGTATTAAACACGACGGTAGAGCTCCAGACTATGATGATTGGTCACTGAATGGAGATATAGTTTTCTATTATCCTGTTCTGGATATAGCATATGAAGTTTCTTCAATGGGAATTAGAGTAGACGAGGATTCACTTTTGGCACAGCTTAAAAAAGCTGGCTGTGAAGACAGAAAGAATCTTAAATTCCACAAGGATCTTTTAAACAAAGAGCTTCCTTACACAATCGGCGGAGGAATCGGCCAATCAAGAATATGCATGTTCTTTTTGGGAAAGGCCCATATCGGAGAGGTTCAGGCTTCAATATGGAGCGATGATATGATAGAAGAATGTTCACAAAATAACATAGAATTACTATAA
- a CDS encoding NADP-dependent isocitrate dehydrogenase yields MAKISMKTPLVEMDGDEMTRVIWKMIKDILLNPYIDLKTEYYDLGLEYREKTGDQVTTDSAIATKKYGVAVKCATITPNAERVKEYNLTQMWKSPNGTIRAILDGTVFRAPILVDSIKPFVKTWTKPITIARHAYGDVYKNVEYRVPGAGKAELVFTNEKGEETRETIHDFKGAGVIQGMHNIDKSIESFARSCFNYALDVKQDVWFATKDTISKKYDHTFKDIFQEIYEKEYDAKFKEAGIEYFYTLIDDAVARVVRSEGGFIWACKNYDGDVMSDMVATAFGSLAMMTSVLVSPEGYYEYEAAHGTVQRHYYQHLKGQETSTNSMATLFAWTGALRKRGELDGINELVEFADKLEKASIKTIENGIMTKDLAALSELKDIKTVNTEQFLIEVKNTLDSMM; encoded by the coding sequence ATGGCAAAAATATCAATGAAAACTCCACTGGTTGAAATGGATGGAGACGAAATGACCAGAGTAATCTGGAAAATGATTAAGGACATTCTTTTAAATCCTTATATTGACCTCAAAACAGAATATTACGATCTTGGGCTTGAGTACAGAGAAAAGACAGGAGACCAAGTAACTACAGATTCTGCTATTGCTACTAAAAAATACGGTGTTGCAGTAAAATGTGCAACTATAACTCCAAATGCAGAAAGAGTAAAGGAATACAACCTTACACAGATGTGGAAAAGCCCTAACGGAACAATAAGAGCAATTCTTGATGGAACAGTTTTCCGTGCACCTATATTGGTTGACAGCATTAAACCCTTTGTTAAAACATGGACAAAGCCTATAACAATAGCAAGACATGCATACGGCGACGTTTATAAGAATGTAGAATACCGTGTTCCCGGAGCAGGAAAGGCAGAATTGGTATTTACAAACGAAAAAGGTGAAGAAACCAGAGAGACAATCCATGATTTCAAAGGCGCCGGTGTTATACAGGGAATGCACAACATTGACAAGTCAATAGAAAGTTTTGCAAGATCCTGCTTCAACTATGCACTGGATGTGAAACAGGATGTATGGTTTGCTACAAAGGATACCATTTCAAAGAAATATGACCATACATTTAAAGATATTTTCCAAGAGATATACGAAAAAGAATATGATGCAAAATTCAAGGAAGCTGGAATAGAATATTTCTATACCTTAATTGATGATGCAGTTGCACGTGTTGTAAGGTCTGAGGGTGGATTCATATGGGCCTGCAAGAACTACGACGGTGACGTAATGTCAGATATGGTAGCTACTGCTTTCGGAAGTCTTGCAATGATGACTTCTGTTCTTGTATCACCTGAAGGTTACTATGAATACGAAGCAGCTCATGGAACAGTTCAGCGTCACTACTATCAGCACTTGAAAGGACAGGAAACCTCCACTAACTCCATGGCTACATTGTTTGCATGGACAGGAGCACTCCGCAAGAGAGGGGAACTGGACGGAATAAATGAACTTGTGGAATTTGCGGACAAGCTTGAAAAGGCTTCAATAAAGACAATTGAAAACGGTATAATGACAAAGGATTTGGCTGCTCTTTCAGAATTGAAGGATATAAAGACTGTAAATACAGAGCAATTCCTTATTGAAGTAAAAAATACTCTTGATTCAATGATGTAA